A genomic window from Streptomyces broussonetiae includes:
- a CDS encoding histidine phosphatase family protein, with the protein MGATGEVTDRRTRGRRIILWRHGQTAWNVERRFQGSTDVELTDTGIGQARRAARLLASLGPDVIISSDLQRAANTAAELALLTGLDITREEGLRETYAGVWQGLTHEEIIERYGEEYAAWKRGEPVRRGGGELETEVADRAAPVVLRHAEKLPEDGTLVVVSHGGTIRTTIGRLLGLEARDWESLGGLSNCCWSVLGEGARGWRLLEHNAGTLPEPVLGDDT; encoded by the coding sequence ATGGGCGCCACCGGTGAGGTGACCGACCGCAGGACCCGGGGCCGCCGCATCATCCTGTGGCGGCACGGCCAGACCGCCTGGAACGTCGAGCGCCGTTTCCAGGGCAGCACGGACGTCGAGCTGACCGACACCGGTATAGGCCAGGCCCGTCGTGCCGCCCGGCTGCTCGCCTCCCTGGGGCCGGACGTGATCATCTCCTCCGACCTCCAGCGCGCGGCGAACACGGCCGCCGAGCTGGCCTTGCTCACCGGCCTCGACATCACCCGCGAGGAGGGTCTGCGCGAGACCTACGCGGGCGTGTGGCAGGGGCTGACGCACGAGGAGATCATCGAGCGCTACGGCGAGGAATACGCCGCCTGGAAGCGCGGCGAGCCAGTCCGCCGCGGCGGCGGCGAACTGGAGACCGAGGTCGCCGACCGGGCCGCCCCCGTGGTCCTGCGCCATGCCGAGAAGCTGCCCGAGGACGGCACGCTCGTCGTCGTCAGCCACGGCGGCACCATCCGCACCACCATCGGCCGACTCCTCGGCCTGGAGGCCCGGGACTGGGAGAGCCTCGGCGGTCTGTCCAACTGCTGCTGGTCCGTGCTCGGCGAGGGCGCCCGTGGCTGGCGGCTGTTGGAGCACAACGCAGGCACCCTTCCGGAGCCCGTGCTCGGCGACGACACCTGA